The Methanofollis sp. UBA420 genome contains a region encoding:
- a CDS encoding phosphoadenosine phosphosulfate reductase family protein, which yields MRPSYLGKIQLRWCDACHTPVLGEQCACGEKTHAVSITPPGDARPAFASDVALVNSIFIDYFGVPLIPEGHLAVLNKVPDPDRMEEVVLGGTVVAAIRYMPDEGVWEPLPRPAACRYMKPTKRYVVVDDGAVASIREGGSSLLAPGLVEIEDSVRTGDEVFLLSRSGECIGVGRARVDAAEARTMERGAVVRTRKIGDADAVPGEASWDDAVRANTRIIDAYEGASLDFIRRVRESHAHLPANVSYSGGKDSLVTLILVLKAIGPVPALYADTGLEFPETEENVATVAERYGVEVVRAETGEAFWKNFEVEGPPAVNARWCCRVAKLEPVSRVIDERWGESLSFIGQRKYESLNRKNSPRVWRNRIVGNQVSAAPIQHWTAMHVWLYLFKEHAPYNVLYERGLDRIGCFMCPSSDRALLVRIKAAYPDLWQGWTERLEAWGAAHGMPADWAAEDLWRKRESGGDEDDSYN from the coding sequence ATGCGTCCGTCATATCTCGGAAAGATCCAGCTACGCTGGTGCGATGCCTGCCATACGCCCGTGCTCGGGGAGCAGTGCGCCTGCGGGGAAAAAACCCACGCGGTTTCCATCACTCCGCCTGGCGATGCACGCCCGGCCTTTGCGTCTGACGTCGCACTCGTCAACAGTATCTTCATCGATTACTTCGGCGTCCCCCTCATCCCTGAGGGGCACCTCGCCGTCCTCAACAAGGTCCCCGATCCTGACAGGATGGAGGAGGTGGTCCTGGGCGGCACGGTTGTTGCGGCCATCAGGTACATGCCCGACGAGGGCGTCTGGGAGCCCCTGCCGCGGCCGGCTGCGTGCCGGTACATGAAACCGACAAAGCGGTATGTCGTCGTGGACGACGGCGCCGTGGCGTCGATCCGGGAGGGTGGGTCGAGTTTGCTTGCGCCGGGCCTGGTGGAGATCGAGGACTCGGTCCGGACGGGCGACGAGGTCTTTCTCCTCTCGCGGAGCGGCGAGTGCATCGGCGTCGGCCGCGCGCGGGTCGATGCGGCCGAGGCGCGCACGATGGAGAGGGGTGCGGTGGTGCGGACCCGGAAGATCGGGGATGCCGACGCCGTGCCCGGCGAGGCCAGCTGGGACGACGCCGTGAGGGCGAATACCCGTATCATCGATGCCTATGAAGGGGCGTCGCTCGACTTCATCAGGAGGGTGCGGGAGAGTCATGCCCATCTCCCGGCGAATGTCTCGTATTCGGGCGGCAAGGACAGCCTTGTCACTCTCATCCTCGTGCTGAAGGCGATCGGCCCGGTCCCGGCCCTCTATGCCGACACGGGCCTGGAGTTCCCCGAGACCGAGGAGAATGTCGCCACCGTCGCCGAGCGCTATGGCGTGGAGGTGGTGCGGGCCGAGACAGGCGAGGCCTTCTGGAAGAACTTCGAGGTTGAGGGACCGCCGGCGGTCAATGCCCGCTGGTGCTGCCGCGTCGCAAAACTCGAACCTGTGTCCAGGGTGATCGACGAGCGGTGGGGCGAGTCGTTGTCTTTCATCGGCCAGAGGAAGTACGAGTCTCTCAACCGGAAGAACAGCCCGAGGGTCTGGCGGAACAGGATTGTCGGGAACCAGGTTTCCGCAGCCCCGATCCAGCACTGGACGGCGATGCATGTCTGGCTCTATCTCTTCAAGGAGCACGCCCCCTACAATGTGCTCTACGAGAGGGGTCTCGACCGGATCGGCTGCTTTATGTGCCCGTCGAGCGACCGTGCACTGCTGGTGCGGATAAAGGCGGCCTACCCGGACCTCTGGCAGGGGTGGACGGAGAGGCTCGAAGCCTGGGGCGCCGCACACGGCATGCCCGCGGACTGGGCGGCAGAAGACCTGTGGCGGAAGAGGGAGTCTGGCGGCGATGAAGACGATAGT
- a CDS encoding NADH-quinone oxidoreductase subunit L has protein sequence MYDLIFLILFPCIIAAILLLLNNNRVRHAIVALGALVISAGSIYLLVSSFTQGAVYYTFPFEPTSLVMFALEMGIALLLLYLGVRFKQPIAVLLVLIQSAMMIYYEITWGMVVEPEMNLFIDQFSIIMALIIGIIGSLIAVFATSYMDTYHGHHPEVRDRRRMFFFVIFIFLAAMFGLVFSNNIPWIFFFWEITTLSSFLLIGYSETEEATNNAFLALKLNLLGGIAFAGAILYLASVDPSGGLLELNALLASGQAVAIIPAVLISFAGLTKSAQMPFSGWLVGAMVAPTPVSALLHSSTMVKAGVYIIVRFAPVLAGSLAGLSIAFVGAVTFLVASGIAISQSNAKKVLAYSTIANLGLIVACAGVGTPQLVWAAIFLIIFHAVAKSLLFLCVGTVEHRVGSRDIEDMDGLIVRLPKIAAMMFIGMAGMFLAPFGMLISKWAAIEAFIVAPLGLIFVMILAFGGAVTVFFWAKWMGKIIEVTPFGENVEDTVSTGKWIVLGSLTAMTVLAALLFPLISSFLVEPYVLGIFNETARIAQDNVIIMVLMIALLLVLPLSYLSYRKQGRTMPAYMGGRPTTTDMKFLGSLGIEREMTTRNYYFAEYFGEAKLLKIGNPLCILLILAAIAVIAGVAL, from the coding sequence ATGTACGACCTGATATTCCTGATACTATTCCCCTGTATCATTGCAGCCATCCTGCTATTGCTCAATAATAACAGGGTGAGGCATGCAATCGTCGCTCTGGGGGCACTCGTCATCTCGGCGGGATCCATCTACCTTCTCGTCTCCTCATTTACACAGGGAGCGGTGTACTACACCTTCCCCTTCGAGCCGACGAGTCTGGTGATGTTCGCTCTAGAGATGGGTATCGCACTCCTGCTCCTGTACCTGGGAGTCAGGTTCAAACAACCGATCGCCGTCCTGCTGGTACTCATTCAGTCGGCGATGATGATCTACTACGAGATCACCTGGGGCATGGTAGTGGAGCCTGAGATGAACCTCTTCATCGACCAGTTCTCCATCATCATGGCCCTGATCATCGGCATCATCGGCAGCCTCATCGCGGTCTTTGCCACCAGTTACATGGACACCTACCATGGCCACCACCCGGAGGTGCGTGACCGGAGGCGGATGTTCTTCTTCGTGATCTTCATCTTCCTCGCCGCGATGTTCGGCCTCGTCTTCTCCAACAACATCCCGTGGATCTTTTTCTTCTGGGAGATCACGACCCTGTCGTCCTTCCTTCTCATCGGGTATTCGGAGACGGAAGAGGCAACGAACAATGCCTTCCTCGCCCTGAAACTGAACCTCCTCGGCGGGATCGCCTTTGCCGGAGCAATCCTGTATCTCGCATCCGTCGACCCCTCGGGCGGCCTTCTTGAACTCAACGCACTCCTTGCCTCGGGCCAGGCCGTCGCCATCATCCCCGCGGTGCTGATCAGCTTCGCCGGGCTGACAAAGAGCGCCCAGATGCCCTTCTCGGGCTGGCTTGTCGGCGCCATGGTCGCACCGACCCCTGTCTCCGCTCTACTCCACTCGAGCACCATGGTCAAGGCCGGCGTGTACATCATCGTCCGCTTCGCCCCGGTGCTCGCCGGCAGCCTTGCCGGCCTCTCGATCGCCTTTGTCGGCGCCGTGACCTTCCTGGTCGCTTCGGGGATCGCCATCTCCCAGAGCAACGCGAAGAAGGTTCTGGCCTACTCTACAATCGCCAACCTCGGCCTGATCGTGGCCTGCGCAGGCGTCGGCACACCCCAGCTCGTCTGGGCGGCGATATTCCTGATCATCTTCCACGCGGTCGCAAAGTCGCTCCTCTTCCTCTGCGTCGGGACAGTCGAGCACCGTGTCGGCAGCCGTGACATCGAGGACATGGACGGCCTCATCGTCCGTCTCCCGAAGATCGCCGCCATGATGTTCATCGGCATGGCCGGCATGTTCCTCGCACCCTTCGGCATGCTGATCTCGAAGTGGGCCGCGATCGAGGCCTTCATCGTCGCACCTCTCGGCCTCATCTTCGTCATGATCCTGGCCTTCGGCGGCGCCGTGACCGTCTTCTTCTGGGCGAAGTGGATGGGCAAGATCATCGAGGTCACGCCCTTCGGCGAGAACGTCGAAGACACGGTGTCCACAGGCAAGTGGATCGTCCTCGGGAGCCTCACGGCCATGACCGTGCTCGCGGCCCTCCTCTTCCCCCTGATCTCCTCGTTCCTCGTCGAGCCCTACGTCCTCGGCATCTTCAACGAGACGGCGCGGATCGCCCAGGACAATGTCATCATCATGGTCCTGATGATCGCCCTCCTCCTCGTCCTGCCCCTCTCCTACCTCTCATATCGGAAGCAGGGACGGACGATGCCGGCCTACATGGGCGGCAGGCCGACGACGACGGACATGAAGTTCCTCGGGTCTCTCGGCATCGAGCGTGAGATGACGACGAGGAACTACTACTTCGCCGAGTACTTCGGTGAGGCAAAACTCCTGAAAATCGGCAATCCCCTCTGTATCCTCCTGATCCTGGCGGCTATCGCCGTCATCGCGGGGGTGGCGCTATGA
- a CDS encoding complex I subunit 1 family protein codes for MISIFTAVLYLLLAPIAGGLIAGIDRKLTARMQGRVGPPLLQPFYDVAKLFEKEDVTVTPSQNFYILSYLVFMAVTGALFFAGGDLLLVIFAFTLAHIFIVLGAYAAYSPYSYVGAERELITLMAYEPMIILTAVGLYLVTGSFYVNEIAASQVPAALYLPGVLIGFLTVLTIKLRKSPFDISTSHHAHQELVKGLTTEFSGATLAKIEIAHWYETVVLLGIVYLFFGFNPLLALAVIAVTYFLEVFIDNTFSRMTWQWTMKEGWGVAVTLGFINLAVLYYFYLGV; via the coding sequence ATGATCTCCATATTCACCGCAGTCCTCTACCTGCTCCTCGCCCCGATCGCGGGCGGGCTCATCGCCGGTATCGACAGAAAACTCACTGCACGCATGCAGGGCAGGGTTGGGCCTCCGCTCCTCCAGCCCTTCTACGACGTGGCAAAACTCTTCGAGAAGGAGGATGTGACGGTCACGCCGTCGCAGAACTTCTACATCCTCTCGTACCTCGTCTTCATGGCGGTGACAGGGGCCCTCTTCTTTGCCGGAGGGGACCTCCTGCTCGTGATCTTCGCCTTCACCCTGGCGCACATCTTCATCGTCCTCGGCGCCTATGCGGCCTACTCTCCGTACAGCTACGTCGGTGCGGAGAGGGAACTGATCACCCTGATGGCCTACGAGCCGATGATCATCCTCACGGCCGTCGGCCTGTACCTAGTCACCGGGAGCTTCTATGTGAACGAGATCGCGGCATCCCAGGTCCCGGCCGCCCTGTACCTGCCCGGCGTCCTCATCGGGTTCCTGACCGTGCTGACGATCAAGCTCCGCAAGTCGCCCTTCGACATCTCGACCTCGCACCACGCCCACCAGGAACTGGTGAAAGGGCTTACGACCGAGTTCTCGGGCGCGACCCTTGCCAAGATCGAGATCGCCCACTGGTACGAGACCGTCGTCCTCCTCGGCATCGTGTACCTGTTCTTCGGGTTCAACCCGCTGCTGGCACTCGCCGTCATCGCCGTCACCTACTTCCTGGAGGTCTTCATCGACAACACCTTCTCCAGGATGACGTGGCAGTGGACGATGAAGGAAGGGTGGGGCGTTGCAGTGACGCTCGGGTTCATCAACCTCGCCGTCCTGTATTACTTCTATCTGGGGGTGTGA
- a CDS encoding NADH-quinone oxidoreductase subunit B family protein, with product MAYLKKSPWLLHYDASSCNGCDIEVLACLTPLYDVERFGIINTGNPKHADVFVITGSINDLNRQVVKNIYEQMPNPKVVVAVGICACSGGVFAECYNVSGGVDQVIPVDVYVPGCAARPESIIDGIVKALGILEEKRANMTQKEATHA from the coding sequence ATGGCATATCTGAAGAAATCACCCTGGCTGCTCCATTACGACGCGTCGAGCTGCAACGGCTGCGACATCGAGGTGCTCGCCTGCCTCACGCCGCTCTACGACGTGGAGAGGTTCGGGATCATCAACACCGGGAACCCGAAGCACGCCGACGTCTTCGTGATCACCGGGAGCATCAACGACCTCAACAGACAGGTCGTGAAGAACATCTACGAGCAGATGCCGAACCCGAAGGTCGTCGTGGCCGTCGGGATCTGCGCCTGTTCGGGCGGCGTCTTTGCCGAGTGCTACAATGTCTCGGGCGGCGTCGACCAGGTGATCCCTGTCGACGTCTATGTGCCCGGATGCGCCGCGAGGCCTGAGTCGATCATCGACGGCATCGTGAAGGCGCTCGGCATCCTGGAAGAAAAGAGAGCAAACATGACACAGAAGGAGGCGACCCATGCCTGA
- a CDS encoding NADH-quinone oxidoreductase subunit C, with protein MPEDQPMTECTIDGLLPAVRAYHEKGYRLVQISCTKVDESFELSYCFDIDYHMVVLRLLVPAGTEVPSISGIYWGAFIYENENHDFFGVAFTDINIDFKGTLVRTAKQYPFSNIEFREVEKCQKK; from the coding sequence ATGCCTGAAGACCAGCCGATGACCGAGTGCACGATCGACGGACTCCTGCCGGCGGTGCGGGCCTATCATGAGAAGGGCTACCGCCTCGTCCAGATCAGTTGCACGAAGGTGGACGAGAGCTTCGAACTCAGTTACTGCTTCGACATCGACTACCACATGGTGGTCCTCCGTCTCCTCGTGCCGGCAGGCACAGAGGTGCCGAGCATCTCAGGGATCTACTGGGGTGCGTTCATCTACGAGAACGAGAACCACGACTTCTTCGGCGTGGCGTTCACCGACATCAACATCGACTTCAAGGGGACGCTCGTGCGGACGGCAAAGCAGTATCCCTTCAGCAACATCGAATTCAGGGAGGTGGAGAAATGTCAAAAGAAATAG
- a CDS encoding nickel-dependent hydrogenase large subunit, producing MSKEIVMPFGPQHPVLPEPIHLDLVIEDEKVKQAIPSIGYVHRGLETLVEKREYPEYVYLAERICGICSFIHGATYCQGVEAVMNVEVPERALFLRTIWSEYSRLHSHLLWLGLAADGFGFENLFMDAWRLRESILDELEATTGGRVIQGSCKVGGVRRDIDAEKLDEMVGNLDGMRGELSDLMDVFLNDSSVKGRMKNVGILPAKEAYDYGAVGPTLRGSGVASDARMLGYAAYDRIHFAPVTEDGCDCYSRCAVRAKELFASIDIIKEAVQKIPDGPIEVKVTGKPEGEYFARAEQPRGEVVHYVKGNGTRHLARHRVRTPTLTNIPPLVKMLEGCELADVPVIVLSIDPCIGCAER from the coding sequence ATGTCAAAAGAAATAGTCATGCCTTTCGGCCCGCAACACCCGGTCCTGCCCGAACCGATCCACCTCGACCTCGTCATCGAGGACGAGAAGGTGAAGCAGGCGATCCCGTCCATCGGCTATGTCCACCGCGGCCTTGAGACCCTGGTGGAGAAGAGGGAGTATCCGGAGTATGTCTACCTTGCCGAGCGGATCTGCGGGATCTGCAGTTTCATCCACGGGGCGACGTACTGCCAGGGCGTGGAGGCCGTCATGAACGTCGAGGTGCCGGAGAGGGCCCTCTTCCTCAGGACGATCTGGTCGGAATACTCCAGGCTCCACTCCCACCTCCTCTGGCTCGGCCTTGCGGCCGACGGTTTCGGTTTCGAGAACCTCTTCATGGACGCATGGCGCCTGCGGGAGTCCATCCTCGACGAACTCGAGGCGACGACGGGCGGCCGCGTGATCCAGGGGAGCTGCAAGGTCGGCGGCGTCCGCCGCGACATCGACGCCGAGAAACTCGACGAGATGGTCGGGAACCTCGACGGGATGCGCGGAGAACTCTCCGACCTGATGGACGTCTTCCTCAATGACAGTTCGGTGAAGGGGAGGATGAAGAATGTCGGCATCCTGCCGGCGAAGGAGGCCTACGACTACGGGGCCGTCGGCCCGACCCTCAGGGGGAGCGGCGTCGCCTCGGACGCGAGGATGCTCGGCTATGCCGCCTACGACAGGATCCATTTCGCGCCTGTCACCGAGGACGGCTGCGACTGTTACTCCCGGTGCGCGGTGCGTGCGAAGGAGCTCTTCGCCTCCATCGATATCATCAAGGAGGCGGTCCAGAAGATCCCGGACGGCCCGATCGAGGTGAAGGTGACCGGGAAACCCGAGGGCGAATACTTCGCGCGGGCCGAACAGCCCCGCGGCGAGGTGGTCCACTATGTGAAGGGCAACGGCACCCGCCACCTTGCCCGCCACAGGGTGCGGACGCCGACCCTGACGAACATCCCGCCCCTGGTGAAGATGCTGGAGGGCTGTGAACTCGCCGACGTGCCGGTGATCGTGCTCTCCATCGACCCCTGCATCGGCTGCGCGGAGAGGTGA
- a CDS encoding 4Fe-4S binding protein: MGYFQMTKTVVKALIHGPSTIRYPAVPGKRTPISRGHVTIDPSQCISCGMCMRKCPANAICVERQAKTWEIDRFRCHVCNCCVEVCPVNCLTMENTYTPAATVHEGRELVQITYVKPEKPAKKEPEE, encoded by the coding sequence ATGGGATACTTTCAGATGACGAAGACAGTGGTGAAGGCGCTCATCCACGGCCCCTCCACCATCCGTTATCCGGCCGTCCCGGGCAAGAGGACGCCGATCTCGCGGGGCCATGTAACCATCGACCCCTCGCAATGCATCTCCTGCGGGATGTGCATGCGCAAGTGCCCGGCAAACGCGATCTGCGTCGAGCGTCAGGCGAAGACCTGGGAGATCGACCGTTTCCGCTGCCATGTCTGCAACTGCTGCGTGGAGGTCTGCCCGGTGAACTGCCTCACAATGGAGAACACCTACACGCCGGCGGCCACGGTGCATGAGGGACGCGAACTCGTTCAGATCACCTACGTGAAGCCGGAAAAGCCGGCGAAGAAAGAGCCTGAAGAGTAA
- a CDS encoding histidine kinase N-terminal 7TM domain-containing protein, protein MSLYIQSVILMAASFLIATSLIHETWKRKQSAGAISFCIFLSGILLWSLGWGMALLPLGGEWAVFWIDVAFLGAAVLPVAWMIFVLQYTRRGHLATPAMAAAIATVPAVTVWLRWTGQATANSFFTDVWPWIFIGYLYLVVVASILLLVSMLLNAPPIFRKQIGFVLMGTLVPWIAVISFIGETAAGDGTVIPFVIMLAALAIFAGAFRFNLFEHIPLLMDRVANSLNDGIFLLDPEYRIIEINHTAARLIGKASDDVAGKPVASVIYLFSRLIRDYGGNQETAYIQTVKQRGDMLQHYELRISPLKDERSQVFGHLLVVRDISRLKETEDALISAHKKITILSDITQHDIKNQLEVIEGYAGILAEITPAGSAEAEYMQKICRAAELIGSHIAVSHDYQNLGVMSPCWQPVREIMLKSARVLQNNAITLDVRTGDLEVFADPLFEKVFYTLFENAVRHGRGVTRVTVTFEETMDQGILAMEDDGKGVADAIKGRIFDKNVGSHTGLGLFITREVLMTTGISIRETGIPWKGARFEVCVPEDRYRFQG, encoded by the coding sequence ATGAGCCTCTATATCCAGAGCGTCATCTTGATGGCGGCCTCTTTCCTCATCGCGACTTCCTTAATCCATGAAACCTGGAAAAGAAAGCAGAGTGCCGGAGCAATATCATTCTGCATCTTTCTCTCCGGCATCCTTCTCTGGTCCCTGGGGTGGGGGATGGCCCTCCTCCCTCTGGGAGGAGAGTGGGCCGTTTTCTGGATCGATGTGGCCTTCCTCGGTGCGGCCGTCCTGCCGGTCGCATGGATGATCTTTGTCCTCCAGTACACACGGAGAGGGCACCTTGCCACACCTGCCATGGCGGCCGCCATCGCCACCGTGCCTGCCGTGACCGTCTGGCTGCGCTGGACAGGGCAGGCCACAGCAAACAGTTTCTTCACGGATGTCTGGCCCTGGATCTTTATCGGCTACCTGTACCTTGTCGTCGTCGCAAGCATCCTTCTCCTTGTCTCGATGCTCTTGAACGCCCCGCCCATCTTCAGGAAGCAGATCGGGTTCGTGCTGATGGGTACTCTCGTCCCCTGGATTGCGGTCATCTCTTTCATCGGCGAAACGGCAGCAGGTGACGGCACCGTCATCCCCTTTGTCATCATGCTCGCCGCACTCGCGATCTTCGCCGGCGCCTTCAGGTTCAACCTCTTCGAACATATCCCACTCCTCATGGACAGGGTGGCAAACAGCCTCAATGACGGTATCTTCCTCCTCGACCCGGAGTACAGGATCATTGAGATCAACCACACCGCGGCGCGGCTCATCGGAAAGGCGAGCGATGACGTCGCAGGGAAACCCGTTGCCTCGGTGATATACCTCTTTTCCAGACTGATCAGGGATTACGGCGGCAACCAGGAGACGGCATATATCCAGACCGTGAAACAGCGGGGCGACATGCTCCAGCACTATGAACTGCGTATCTCACCACTGAAAGACGAGCGTTCGCAGGTCTTCGGACACCTCCTTGTCGTCAGGGACATCAGCAGGCTCAAAGAGACAGAGGATGCTCTGATATCGGCGCACAAAAAGATCACCATCCTCTCGGACATCACCCAGCACGACATCAAAAACCAGCTTGAGGTGATCGAGGGATATGCCGGGATCCTCGCCGAGATCACACCGGCGGGATCGGCGGAGGCAGAGTACATGCAGAAGATCTGCCGGGCCGCAGAACTGATAGGCAGCCATATCGCCGTTTCCCATGACTACCAGAACCTCGGCGTCATGTCCCCCTGCTGGCAACCGGTCAGGGAAATCATGCTGAAATCAGCACGGGTCCTGCAGAACAATGCGATCACCCTTGATGTCAGGACAGGCGACCTCGAGGTCTTTGCCGACCCCCTCTTCGAGAAGGTCTTTTACACGCTCTTTGAAAACGCCGTCAGGCACGGCAGGGGGGTGACGAGGGTCACGGTCACATTCGAAGAGACGATGGACCAGGGTATCCTCGCCATGGAGGACGACGGCAAAGGGGTGGCCGATGCGATCAAGGGCCGGATATTCGACAAAAATGTCGGCAGCCACACAGGCCTCGGCCTCTTCATCACCAGGGAGGTTCTTATGACCACCGGGATCTCCATCAGGGAGACGGGGATCCCCTGGAAAGGCGCACGCTTCGAAGTGTGCGTGCCGGAGGACCGGTACCGTTTCCAGGGTTAA
- a CDS encoding thiamine pyrophosphate-binding protein, translating to MTGGTTGKSDGQTVAEVIVDELARRGVNLVFGVPGTSSLGIIDAVRKNPDVRFIQVRHEENAAMAASAYNKLTGRVAACVTIAGPGATNLATGLYDAKEDHASVISLNGQVEVQYTGPGGFQEIDQDAFFRPITVFNNTVHDRTKALKLVDAALRHAIVKRGVAQLSVPNNIQKETLDPAHCPREGPPPPTGIAPPESEIQRAVAAIERAERPVILAGWGARTAAESVTTLAERIDAPILTTFRAKGVIPEDHPWHLGILGTVGSGFARQQAESADLLLVFGVGFSAQTHIPEEIPMVQVDLDPIKLGRNSASVLLWGDCARVIPDLLGRLGERRDDALREEVARQKQTWAAQREKEADPAAVPIRPPSIMKVLSETLPDDAVISIDVGENGWWFGRNYVMKKGQAFVMSGYLATMGFGLPGAIAAKLAYPERPAVCITGDGGFGMAMAEFLTAVKYDLPIVVVVLNNHELGMILVEQKMEHYPNFGTELHNPDFAAYARACGGSGFRVERQADLAPAVREALSAGVPTVIDVETDPKRF from the coding sequence ATGACCGGAGGTACGACAGGGAAGAGCGACGGGCAGACCGTCGCCGAGGTGATCGTCGATGAACTCGCACGCCGGGGGGTGAACCTGGTCTTCGGGGTGCCGGGGACCTCGTCCCTCGGGATCATCGATGCGGTGAGAAAAAACCCGGATGTCCGTTTTATCCAGGTGCGCCATGAGGAAAACGCGGCAATGGCCGCGTCGGCCTACAACAAACTGACAGGGCGGGTCGCCGCGTGCGTGACCATCGCCGGACCTGGTGCGACGAACCTGGCCACCGGTCTGTACGACGCAAAGGAGGACCATGCGTCAGTGATCTCCCTCAACGGTCAGGTCGAGGTGCAGTACACCGGGCCGGGCGGCTTCCAGGAGATCGATCAGGACGCCTTTTTCCGGCCGATCACCGTCTTCAACAACACGGTCCACGATAGGACAAAGGCATTGAAACTCGTCGATGCTGCCCTGCGGCATGCAATCGTGAAGAGGGGAGTCGCCCAGCTCTCTGTCCCGAACAATATCCAGAAAGAGACTCTCGACCCGGCCCACTGTCCTCGCGAGGGGCCGCCGCCGCCGACAGGGATCGCACCCCCTGAGTCTGAGATCCAGAGGGCGGTCGCCGCGATCGAGAGGGCCGAACGGCCGGTGATCCTTGCCGGCTGGGGGGCACGCACGGCCGCGGAGAGCGTGACCACCCTCGCGGAACGGATCGATGCGCCCATCCTCACCACGTTCAGGGCGAAGGGCGTCATCCCCGAAGACCATCCCTGGCACCTCGGCATACTTGGCACAGTGGGCTCTGGCTTTGCACGCCAGCAAGCAGAGTCGGCCGACCTCCTCCTCGTCTTCGGCGTCGGCTTCTCGGCACAGACCCATATCCCCGAGGAGATCCCGATGGTCCAGGTCGATCTCGACCCGATCAAGCTCGGGCGGAACTCTGCGTCTGTCCTCCTGTGGGGCGACTGTGCCCGCGTCATCCCCGACCTCCTCGGCCGCCTCGGGGAGAGGAGGGACGACGCACTCAGGGAGGAGGTGGCACGCCAGAAACAGACCTGGGCGGCGCAGAGGGAGAAGGAGGCCGACCCGGCCGCTGTCCCTATCCGCCCGCCCTCTATCATGAAAGTGCTCTCAGAGACCCTCCCGGACGACGCGGTCATCTCTATCGACGTCGGGGAGAATGGCTGGTGGTTCGGCAGGAACTATGTGATGAAAAAAGGGCAGGCATTTGTCATGTCCGGGTACCTGGCGACGATGGGTTTCGGCCTGCCCGGCGCCATCGCCGCGAAACTTGCCTATCCAGAGAGACCCGCCGTCTGCATCACCGGCGACGGCGGGTTTGGTATGGCGATGGCCGAGTTCCTCACCGCGGTGAAGTACGACCTCCCCATCGTCGTCGTCGTCCTCAACAACCACGAACTCGGCATGATCCTCGTCGAGCAGAAGATGGAACATTACCCGAACTTCGGAACAGAACTCCACAACCCTGACTTCGCCGCCTATGCACGGGCCTGCGGCGGATCCGGTTTCAGGGTAGAGAGGCAGGCCGACCTCGCCCCCGCGGTTCGGGAGGCACTGTCGGCCGGCGTACCGACTGTCATCGACGTGGAGACCGATCCGAAGCGTTTCTGA